The proteins below come from a single Streptomyces sp. B3I8 genomic window:
- a CDS encoding LysR family transcriptional regulator codes for MDANLLVALDALLRTESVTRAAEELHTSPAAMSRTLGRLRQVLGDPLLVRAGQSMTPTPRALALRAEVAAVVGRTAALLTRGLAADPATLRTTFGLQTSDLVLSALAPRLLELADAEAPGVSLRFAPEATEGGPALRDGRVDLEIGVLDHVDPETETEALTTLAMALVVRAGHPLARGRLTARRFADADHVTVSRRGRLTGPADAALRDLGLRRRVVAAFPNHLAAMSLVARTEVVCLVPVLPGPKGAAALRESVEPFAVVALEPPFSLPPVEIAMGWHPRNAHDGGHAWLRSAVRRTLGTGDGPDGG; via the coding sequence ATGGACGCCAATCTGCTCGTCGCACTCGACGCCCTGCTGCGGACCGAGAGCGTGACCCGGGCCGCGGAGGAGCTCCACACCTCTCCCGCGGCGATGAGCCGCACCCTGGGGCGACTGCGGCAGGTGCTCGGCGATCCGCTGCTGGTCCGGGCGGGGCAGAGCATGACGCCGACCCCGCGCGCCCTGGCCCTGCGGGCGGAGGTGGCCGCGGTGGTCGGGCGTACGGCGGCGCTCCTGACGCGGGGGCTCGCCGCCGACCCGGCGACGCTGCGGACGACCTTCGGGCTTCAGACGAGCGATCTCGTGCTGTCCGCGCTCGCCCCCCGGCTCCTGGAGCTGGCGGACGCGGAGGCTCCTGGGGTGTCGCTGCGCTTCGCCCCCGAAGCGACGGAGGGCGGGCCGGCCCTGCGCGACGGCCGCGTCGACCTCGAGATCGGCGTGCTGGACCACGTGGACCCCGAGACCGAGACCGAGGCCCTCACCACGCTCGCGATGGCACTGGTCGTGCGCGCCGGCCATCCGCTCGCGCGAGGCCGCCTGACCGCGCGGCGCTTCGCCGACGCCGACCACGTGACCGTCAGCCGTCGCGGACGACTGACCGGACCGGCCGATGCCGCCCTGCGGGACCTCGGGCTGCGCCGCAGGGTGGTCGCCGCCTTCCCGAACCACCTCGCGGCGATGAGCCTCGTGGCCCGGACCGAGGTGGTGTGCCTCGTGCCGGTGCTGCCCGGCCCGAAAGGGGCGGCCGCGCTGCGCGAATCCGTGGAACCGTTCGCCGTCGTGGCCCTCGAACCGCCCTTCTCCCTTCCCCCCGTCGAGATCGCGATGGGCTGGCATCCGCGCAACGCGCACGACGGCGGCCACGCCTGGCTGCGCTCCGCGGTGCGGCGCACGCTCGGCACGGGCGACGGTCCCGACGGCGGCTGA
- a CDS encoding VWA domain-containing protein, translating to MEPFDPRGHVNRALLVGVSSYTYTKPQPDGVPGHLPAVEHNVVRLQDVLRRGRVFAEEEVAVLRSPPQERFGHALRTAVREAEGLLLFYFAGHGAIPSAGDELFLQLRNARVVAGEHAVFPGADAFSSVLTELATSRAQHVVVVLDCCFAGNAARVWEKLPDKRRISLLMSVQANNRIDAGPKTGPTPFTERLVHLLGRGDPMTFQDLWEPLRGHMRAHHRTLRDYPWDPQSRTAAERDVLLVAPGTGPSVPITEAPGRTTPTGTGTPTGTGTTTTTTTTGTGTGTGVLAPVVGPPAAEPFRRRLRTALRRSGRVTLALTGLGRGLRDLGGGPGHDQGNGDLSPGGGTRTGDTDTGAGAGTGTGTGTGPGLRRPVTVLALVLAVLATSYGGYALFASGGDPLCDPPLELRVLTDPDLEQPVRAAAGAYLTSDANTDSDGCRRTGITVYSAGAADVVTALRQRTADWRDPSDEDLNPQRDVGAQPDVWLPASRADVARVTAERDTESHAALRTLGTLAHSPMVLAVPDRLTAPAADRSGRTLATLLTALTDRDPDAEVRRPDPEFTDTALLATIGLHGRAEAGVTAGEQRVAQPGPPSSTAADLLCALPESGATDSRTGALVPEFLLRGGVGCAHATRVGRTAEYPLDVPAVEPTYVHVHWDGADRDEPARTEAVENFYDWLKEPAGGQRALGAAGFRTAADGHALLDPGRAAHGVLRDPGPLPGGASATAMESALAAYRGAHGPGRVLFLLDSSGSMDNGRWRGASGAPDILRQSLGGLGDRDEYGVWGVASEPGAKKSYRWLLRFGPHRRADAEKALADAVVRDAEADPGAALHAALRELAGRGTDDDRPELIVYITDDEDDTRLTGARFDTLLNEARTTGIPVAMVSLANGGCARTRPDARISEASGGRCLDADGDIGAGLKDEVARTGTGED from the coding sequence GTGGAGCCCTTCGACCCGCGCGGGCACGTCAACCGTGCGCTGCTGGTCGGCGTGTCCTCGTACACCTACACCAAGCCGCAGCCCGACGGAGTGCCCGGCCATCTCCCGGCCGTGGAGCACAACGTGGTGCGGTTGCAGGACGTGCTGCGCCGGGGCCGGGTGTTCGCGGAGGAAGAGGTCGCCGTCCTGCGCTCGCCCCCGCAGGAGCGCTTCGGGCACGCCCTGCGCACGGCGGTCCGCGAGGCCGAGGGGCTGCTGCTGTTCTACTTCGCCGGGCACGGGGCGATCCCGAGCGCGGGCGACGAGCTGTTCCTGCAACTGCGCAACGCCCGGGTGGTCGCCGGTGAGCACGCGGTGTTCCCGGGTGCGGACGCGTTCAGCAGCGTGCTCACCGAGCTGGCGACGAGCCGGGCGCAGCACGTCGTGGTCGTCCTCGATTGCTGCTTCGCGGGCAATGCCGCCCGGGTGTGGGAGAAGCTGCCGGACAAGCGGCGGATCTCCCTGCTGATGAGCGTCCAGGCCAACAACCGCATCGACGCGGGTCCGAAGACGGGTCCGACGCCGTTCACCGAGCGGCTGGTCCATCTGCTCGGCCGCGGCGACCCGATGACGTTCCAGGACCTGTGGGAGCCGCTGCGCGGCCACATGCGTGCCCACCACCGGACGCTGCGCGACTACCCCTGGGACCCGCAGAGCAGGACGGCGGCGGAACGGGACGTGCTGCTGGTGGCGCCCGGCACCGGTCCGTCGGTGCCGATCACGGAAGCACCGGGCCGAACCACCCCCACCGGCACCGGGACCCCCACCGGCACCGGCACCACTACCACTACCACCACCACCGGCACCGGCACCGGCACCGGTGTACTCGCCCCCGTGGTCGGGCCGCCCGCGGCCGAGCCGTTCCGACGGCGGCTGCGCACCGCCCTGCGGCGAAGCGGCCGGGTCACCCTCGCCCTGACCGGCCTGGGCAGGGGGCTGCGGGACCTCGGCGGGGGACCGGGCCACGACCAGGGGAACGGGGACCTGTCCCCGGGCGGCGGCACCCGGACCGGGGACACCGACACGGGCGCGGGTGCGGGCACGGGAACAGGAACGGGCACCGGGCCGGGTCTCCGCCGCCCCGTCACCGTGTTAGCCCTCGTCCTCGCCGTCCTGGCCACCTCCTACGGTGGCTACGCGCTCTTCGCGTCCGGCGGCGACCCCCTCTGCGATCCGCCCCTGGAACTGCGCGTGCTCACCGACCCCGACTTGGAGCAGCCGGTCCGTGCCGCGGCCGGCGCCTACCTCACCTCCGACGCCAACACCGACTCCGACGGCTGCCGGCGCACCGGCATCACTGTCTACAGCGCGGGTGCCGCCGACGTCGTCACCGCGCTGCGGCAGCGGACCGCGGACTGGCGGGACCCGAGCGACGAGGACCTCAACCCCCAGCGCGACGTGGGCGCGCAGCCGGACGTGTGGCTGCCCGCCTCCCGCGCCGACGTCGCCCGCGTCACCGCCGAGCGGGACACCGAGTCCCACGCCGCGCTGCGCACTCTCGGCACGCTCGCCCACTCCCCGATGGTCCTCGCCGTCCCCGACCGGCTCACCGCCCCCGCCGCCGACCGCTCCGGCCGGACCCTGGCCACCCTGCTGACCGCCCTCACCGACCGCGACCCGGACGCCGAGGTCCGCCGCCCCGACCCGGAGTTCACCGACACCGCGCTGCTCGCCACGATCGGCCTGCACGGCCGGGCGGAGGCCGGCGTCACCGCCGGGGAGCAGCGCGTCGCCCAGCCGGGCCCGCCCTCGTCCACCGCCGCCGACCTGCTGTGCGCGCTCCCCGAGAGCGGTGCCACCGACAGCCGCACGGGCGCGCTCGTCCCCGAGTTCCTGCTGCGCGGCGGCGTCGGCTGCGCGCACGCCACGCGGGTGGGCCGGACCGCCGAGTACCCCCTGGACGTTCCCGCCGTCGAGCCCACCTATGTGCACGTCCACTGGGACGGCGCCGACCGCGACGAACCGGCCCGCACCGAGGCGGTCGAGAACTTCTACGACTGGCTGAAGGAGCCGGCCGGCGGGCAGCGCGCGCTCGGTGCCGCCGGGTTCCGCACCGCCGCCGACGGACACGCCCTGCTCGACCCCGGCCGGGCCGCGCACGGCGTGCTGCGCGACCCCGGGCCGCTGCCCGGCGGGGCGTCCGCCACCGCGATGGAGTCCGCGCTCGCCGCCTACCGCGGCGCGCACGGCCCCGGCCGGGTGCTGTTCCTCCTGGACAGCTCCGGTTCCATGGACAACGGCCGGTGGCGGGGCGCGAGCGGCGCCCCCGACATACTGAGGCAGTCCCTCGGCGGGCTCGGCGACAGGGACGAGTACGGGGTGTGGGGGGTCGCCTCCGAGCCCGGCGCGAAGAAGTCGTACCGGTGGCTGCTGCGCTTCGGACCGCACCGCCGCGCCGACGCGGAGAAGGCCCTCGCCGACGCCGTCGTGCGCGACGCGGAGGCCGATCCGGGCGCGGCGCTGCACGCCGCACTGCGGGAGTTGGCGGGGCGCGGCACCGACGACGACCGCCCCGAGCTGATCGTCTACATCACCGACGACGAGGACGACACCCGGCTCACCGGCGCCCGCTTCGACACCCTGCTGAACGAGGCGCGCACGACGGGGATCCCGGTGGCGATGGTGTCCCTGGCCAACGGCGGCTGCGCCCGTACCCGCCCCGACGCCCGGATCTCCGAGGCGAGCGGCGGCCGCTGTCTGGACGCCGACGGGGACATCGGCGCGGGCCTGAAGGACGAGGTCGCGCGCACGGGGACGGGGGAGGACTGA
- a CDS encoding extracellular solute-binding protein: MTAPTTVRRRTTGHPPRPRTHRPRTRRPRRGLALLAPFLLLLGTLAGCTGGGGPAPEDTAHDVLGDIVVASGRDVTGKNGVRQQLIDAWNRVHKDDGFRARLVELPGAADAQRSQLLGALQSGSADYDVVNLDVTWVPEFAAARLVRALPDGVIEKDVVPSVAGTARWAGKVYAVPFNSDVGLLYYRRDYLRAAGVRQSDLTHPHLSWEQVQALIRAVGLHPPQGYEKGWTTQLAAYEGRTVNALEAFASATEGFTLTGKDGHYDGNVTELMAGIAELGKRTDELYTLGDAVRSHEDTSLADFAAGSTAFLRHWPSAYRTLHETLRPGQVGVTRLPGHAVLGGQNLAVTASSQRPRMARELVAFLTGKESERCLLDAGFAATRESAYTDDDVTCRLAGASGAAPTASPTGEGADHMPRDRAGRPAYARDTLLPALKSAVQRPRTPLYGAFTQTFTTTLGPLFGDSPPSDATLARRLDTALRGALGD, translated from the coding sequence ATGACGGCACCGACGACCGTGCGGCGGAGGACCACCGGGCACCCGCCCCGACCCCGTACGCACCGGCCCCGTACGCGCCGGCCCCGCCGGGGCCTCGCTCTCCTGGCGCCGTTCCTGCTGCTGCTCGGCACTCTCGCCGGCTGCACCGGAGGGGGCGGGCCGGCCCCCGAGGACACCGCGCACGACGTGCTCGGCGACATCGTCGTGGCCAGCGGCCGGGACGTGACCGGCAAGAACGGCGTCCGGCAGCAGCTCATCGACGCCTGGAACCGCGTGCACAAGGACGACGGCTTCCGCGCCCGCCTCGTCGAACTCCCCGGTGCCGCCGACGCCCAGCGCAGCCAGCTGCTGGGGGCGCTGCAGTCGGGCAGCGCCGACTACGACGTGGTCAACCTGGACGTGACGTGGGTGCCGGAGTTCGCCGCCGCGCGGCTGGTCCGGGCGCTGCCCGACGGTGTGATCGAGAAGGACGTCGTCCCGTCGGTGGCGGGCACCGCCCGCTGGGCCGGCAAGGTGTACGCGGTGCCGTTCAACAGTGACGTCGGCCTGCTGTACTACCGCCGCGACTACCTGCGCGCGGCCGGCGTCCGGCAGAGCGACCTGACCCATCCGCACCTGTCCTGGGAGCAGGTGCAGGCCCTCATCCGTGCCGTGGGCCTGCACCCGCCCCAGGGGTACGAGAAGGGCTGGACCACCCAGCTCGCCGCGTACGAGGGCCGCACGGTGAACGCGCTGGAGGCGTTCGCCAGCGCCACCGAGGGCTTCACGCTCACCGGCAAGGACGGCCACTACGACGGCAACGTCACCGAACTGATGGCGGGTATCGCCGAGTTGGGCAAGCGCACCGACGAGCTGTACACGCTCGGGGACGCCGTCCGCTCCCACGAGGACACCTCGCTCGCCGACTTCGCGGCGGGCAGCACCGCGTTCCTGCGCCACTGGCCGTCCGCCTACCGCACGTTGCACGAGACGTTGCGCCCCGGGCAGGTGGGCGTGACCCGGCTGCCCGGCCACGCCGTCCTCGGCGGCCAGAACCTGGCGGTGACGGCGTCGTCGCAACGCCCGCGCATGGCGCGCGAGCTGGTGGCGTTCCTCACCGGGAAGGAGAGCGAACGCTGCCTGCTGGACGCGGGGTTCGCGGCGACCCGCGAGTCGGCGTACACCGACGACGACGTGACCTGCCGCCTGGCGGGCGCCTCCGGCGCCGCGCCCACCGCGTCCCCGACCGGCGAGGGCGCCGACCACATGCCCCGCGACCGCGCCGGGCGCCCCGCGTACGCCCGCGACACGCTCCTGCCCGCGCTCAAGAGCGCGGTGCAGCGCCCCCGCACGCCCCTGTACGGCGCCTTCACCCAGACGTTCACGACGACCCTGGGACCCCTGTTCGGCGACTCCCCACCGAGCGACGCGACGCTGGCCCGGCGCCTGGACACGGCGTTGCGCGGGGCGCTGGGCGACTGA
- a CDS encoding YncE family protein, which translates to MSLTRNPAGDQFAVVSQSGPTISFFDARTHERKAVVDVPAEPHELLFDPQTRLVYCSHAYRGGFYDANEGRHTIITVLDADTHELVDTIDTSPEHGPHGLALDPVRRLLHVSVESGPAGEGGVIVLDADTREILHRISVEAAGPHWYLIDHEGTRGYSTNKEADFVSVLDLEKNTLVRKIPMPGSEGLALSPDGATLAVCAPKANLGRLAADPGVRLIDTARGRVVRTLPTDDAVVPVAWASDDVLVVGQVTTPSPDNRDAHGIIDPFRSEDAPGGRLLIYVGDSAATLEQVAHVDIGVFPLTMTTSPDGSYVYVSAIASSTLSVVDIADPSAPAVVDEIHIDRRFEPGAHGLAYIPARS; encoded by the coding sequence GTGTCCCTCACCCGCAACCCCGCCGGTGACCAGTTCGCCGTCGTCAGCCAGAGCGGTCCGACGATCTCTTTCTTCGATGCCCGCACCCATGAGCGGAAGGCCGTCGTCGACGTGCCCGCCGAGCCGCACGAGCTTCTGTTCGATCCGCAGACCCGGCTCGTCTACTGCAGCCACGCGTACCGCGGCGGCTTCTACGACGCCAACGAGGGGCGTCACACGATCATCACCGTGCTCGACGCCGACACGCACGAGCTCGTGGACACGATCGACACCAGCCCCGAGCACGGCCCGCACGGGCTCGCTCTCGACCCGGTGCGGCGCCTGCTCCACGTCAGCGTCGAGTCGGGTCCCGCCGGCGAGGGCGGCGTCATCGTCCTCGACGCCGACACCCGCGAGATCCTGCACAGGATCAGCGTCGAGGCCGCCGGCCCGCACTGGTACCTGATCGACCACGAGGGAACACGCGGGTACTCGACCAACAAGGAGGCCGACTTCGTCAGCGTCCTCGACCTCGAGAAGAACACGCTCGTGCGGAAGATCCCGATGCCGGGAAGCGAGGGGCTCGCACTCAGCCCCGACGGCGCGACCCTCGCCGTCTGCGCTCCCAAGGCGAACCTCGGCCGCCTCGCGGCCGATCCCGGTGTGCGCCTCATCGACACCGCGCGGGGACGCGTCGTGCGCACGCTGCCGACCGACGACGCGGTCGTCCCGGTGGCCTGGGCATCGGACGACGTCCTCGTGGTGGGCCAGGTCACGACTCCCTCGCCGGACAACCGCGACGCACACGGGATCATCGACCCGTTCAGGAGCGAGGACGCCCCCGGCGGACGTCTGCTGATCTACGTCGGGGATTCGGCCGCGACGCTCGAACAGGTCGCGCACGTCGACATCGGCGTCTTCCCGCTGACGATGACGACCTCGCCCGACGGGAGTTACGTCTACGTCTCGGCGATCGCGAGTTCGACGCTCAGCGTCGTCGACATCGCCGACCCCTCCGCCCCGGCCGTGGTCGACGAGATCCACATCGACCGCAGGTTCGAGCCCGGTGCGCACGGCCTGGCCTACATCCCGGCACGGAGCTGA
- a CDS encoding zinc ribbon domain-containing protein, translated as MTTQNCAECGTRAEPGQSFCDGCGAVLGWTGRGRSGADGSDRADGGGDGGGATARPTRSARPSLPTRATPPAAPSPAAGAAVTDTRSGDPTWDAFSRADPADPLLTRRPDPAAAAEPAEPAPPAGGADRVEPAGHAFAPTGPAPGRGPGAGTGFGSGPAEPPGAAEDIYDTIPTPSMPPAPAPGVAPGPLPGPGPDALADRARSLLVPVDEPGPRTAPQPGVAPVLPGVPVADRPEVRAPGQTPGAHGGPPCPWCATPNPPGRHYCVRCAMSLAGADEERVRESRSWWRRMTDRRNRETPWAGDRPRLRRAFDRVLSWLVAALVVTGLVLVCFQIPGGVQATRDHFAKRAPLSPDAVSASRSYPGHKPALAFDKLNNTWWGPGVVESGRGEWIEARFAQPTRLLDLLVTSGVSTRSDELTRSALPHLVEARITTADGRTTTRTIALDQAAGPQRRAFRVHDVTAVRFTVESSYAVSEKKQVALAEIEFFGPSNASGS; from the coding sequence ATGACCACGCAGAACTGCGCCGAGTGCGGAACCCGCGCGGAACCGGGTCAGTCCTTCTGCGACGGCTGCGGTGCCGTACTGGGCTGGACCGGCCGCGGCCGGAGCGGCGCGGACGGTTCGGACCGCGCGGACGGCGGCGGAGACGGCGGGGGTGCCACCGCCCGGCCCACGCGGTCCGCCCGGCCCTCGCTGCCGACCCGCGCCACGCCGCCGGCCGCACCCTCGCCGGCGGCCGGTGCCGCGGTGACCGACACCCGGTCCGGCGACCCGACCTGGGACGCGTTCTCCCGGGCCGACCCCGCCGACCCGCTCCTGACCCGCAGGCCCGACCCCGCCGCCGCGGCCGAGCCCGCCGAACCCGCCCCGCCCGCGGGCGGCGCCGACCGCGTCGAGCCCGCCGGGCACGCCTTCGCCCCGACCGGCCCGGCCCCGGGCCGCGGGCCCGGGGCCGGAACGGGGTTTGGGTCAGGGCCCGCAGAGCCGCCCGGGGCCGCCGAGGACATCTACGACACCATCCCCACTCCCTCCATGCCCCCGGCCCCGGCGCCGGGCGTCGCGCCGGGGCCCCTACCGGGTCCCGGCCCGGACGCCCTGGCCGACCGGGCCCGTTCGCTGCTGGTGCCCGTCGACGAGCCCGGCCCGCGCACCGCCCCGCAGCCCGGCGTCGCCCCGGTGCTGCCCGGCGTGCCCGTGGCCGACCGCCCCGAGGTGCGGGCCCCCGGGCAGACCCCCGGCGCGCACGGCGGGCCGCCCTGCCCCTGGTGCGCCACCCCCAACCCGCCGGGCCGCCACTACTGCGTCCGCTGCGCCATGTCCCTGGCGGGGGCGGACGAGGAGCGGGTGCGGGAGAGCCGCTCGTGGTGGCGTCGGATGACGGACCGCCGCAACCGCGAGACCCCGTGGGCCGGTGACCGTCCGCGCCTGCGCCGTGCCTTCGACCGCGTCCTGTCCTGGCTGGTCGCCGCACTCGTGGTCACCGGGCTGGTCCTCGTCTGCTTCCAGATCCCGGGCGGCGTCCAGGCCACCCGCGACCACTTCGCCAAGCGGGCCCCGCTCTCCCCGGACGCCGTCAGCGCCTCCCGTTCGTACCCGGGTCACAAGCCCGCGCTCGCGTTCGACAAGCTCAACAACACCTGGTGGGGGCCGGGGGTGGTGGAGTCCGGCAGGGGCGAGTGGATCGAGGCGCGGTTCGCGCAGCCCACCCGCCTGCTGGACCTGCTCGTCACCTCGGGTGTCTCCACCCGCTCCGACGAGCTCACCCGGTCCGCGCTGCCGCACCTCGTCGAGGCCCGGATCACCACGGCCGACGGGCGCACGACCACCCGGACGATCGCCCTCGACCAGGCCGCCGGTCCGCAGCGCCGCGCGTTCCGCGTCCACGACGTGACCGCCGTCCGGTTCACCGTCGAGTCGTCGTACGCGGTCTCCGAGAAGAAGCAGGTGGCGCTGGCCGAGATCGAGTTCTTCGGGCCGTCGAACGCGAGCGGCTCCTGA
- a CDS encoding helix-turn-helix transcriptional regulator produces the protein MGEHAAGEQEDRDRPEVIGRRVQRLRTARGLTQRQLAEPAYTPAYISTLEAGRVRASDPALRHIAERLGVAFEELATGRSPHLATGLRLRLTDAQRALATGEASAAAERYAELLTEAEEHALPAEQAAALLGLGECAMDTGDVTEAREFFERSERCLADAGAPLPARVPAVRGRAVAHYLAGEIRYACYLLETTLDELNRSGLHDPDALLLLYASAIGPYMDMGTHARAAQAAEFALALAPQVEDPALLARMHRSVARTLIAEGRIAEADTSLAKAAELYRQLQIRTELANCHWMRGYLYAQDGRLERAESELREALAMLSEKRAALYSSQVAVELADVLHRRERSEEASELLHGVLGGLSPERGAVHAAAAHRLLGIIAEDARDTDTAEEHYVRALSLLERAGAAGDLADLCRLLGDLLRRTNRVEAALDAYRTGLGHRTAPGTTTLGPAPAQPPL, from the coding sequence GTGGGAGAACACGCTGCGGGAGAGCAGGAGGACCGCGACCGGCCGGAGGTGATCGGCCGGCGGGTACAGCGGTTGCGCACCGCCCGCGGGCTGACCCAGCGGCAGCTCGCGGAACCCGCGTACACCCCCGCGTACATCTCCACCCTGGAGGCCGGCCGCGTCCGTGCCTCCGACCCCGCGCTGCGGCACATCGCCGAACGGCTCGGCGTGGCCTTCGAGGAGCTGGCCACCGGCCGCTCGCCCCACCTGGCCACCGGCCTGCGGCTGCGGCTGACCGACGCGCAGCGGGCGCTGGCCACCGGGGAGGCGTCGGCGGCGGCCGAGCGGTACGCGGAGCTGCTCACCGAGGCCGAGGAGCACGCGCTCCCCGCCGAGCAGGCCGCCGCCCTGCTCGGACTCGGCGAGTGCGCCATGGACACGGGGGACGTGACCGAGGCCCGCGAGTTCTTCGAGCGTTCCGAGCGGTGTCTGGCCGACGCGGGGGCGCCGCTGCCGGCCCGGGTCCCGGCGGTCCGCGGCCGCGCGGTCGCCCACTACCTTGCGGGCGAGATCCGGTACGCCTGCTACCTGCTGGAGACCACGCTCGACGAGCTGAACCGCTCCGGTCTGCACGACCCGGACGCGCTGCTGCTGCTGTACGCGAGCGCGATCGGCCCCTACATGGACATGGGCACCCACGCGCGGGCCGCGCAGGCCGCCGAGTTCGCGCTCGCGCTCGCGCCGCAGGTGGAGGACCCGGCGCTGCTCGCCCGGATGCACCGCTCGGTGGCCCGCACGCTGATCGCGGAAGGCCGCATCGCCGAGGCCGACACCTCGCTGGCCAAGGCCGCCGAGCTCTACCGCCAGCTCCAGATCCGTACCGAGCTGGCCAACTGCCACTGGATGCGCGGCTATCTGTACGCGCAGGACGGCAGGCTGGAGCGGGCGGAGAGCGAGCTGCGGGAGGCGCTCGCCATGCTGTCGGAGAAGCGGGCCGCGCTCTACAGCAGCCAGGTCGCGGTGGAGCTGGCGGACGTGCTGCACCGGCGGGAGAGGTCCGAGGAGGCGTCCGAGTTGCTGCACGGCGTCCTCGGCGGCCTGTCCCCCGAACGCGGCGCCGTGCACGCCGCCGCCGCGCACCGGCTGCTCGGCATCATCGCGGAGGACGCCCGGGACACGGACACCGCCGAGGAGCACTACGTGCGCGCGCTGAGCCTGCTGGAGCGCGCGGGCGCCGCCGGCGACCTGGCCGACCTGTGCCGGCTCCTGGGCGACCTGCTGCGCCGCACCAACCGGGTGGAGGCGGCCCTGGACGCCTACCGCACGGGCCTCGGCCACCGCACCGCCCCCGGCACCACCACGCTCGGCCCGGCCCCGGCCCAGCCCCCGCTGTAG
- a CDS encoding DUF4142 domain-containing protein, with translation MGISRSAAGTLFVGGALALTMAAIAYPTMLGFQTTASQPSRVIANFPSGPLTEADRDFVVKVRAAGLWELPAGELALTKGTTAAVRTAGQHLVNGHATLDEADRKVAQQLNIALPNQASPQQQGFVTTLKADKGKQFDSDLANILRVTHGQIFSTIAKIRANTENTLVRQLANQANITVLDHITILEATGLVNFNQVLFQETTPPKLPSDQLTPPPAQPGVAVQPLTPPPNFTPPATVIPATPGAGDITKPAS, from the coding sequence ATGGGCATTTCACGTAGCGCGGCGGGAACCCTCTTCGTCGGAGGCGCTCTCGCCCTCACCATGGCGGCGATCGCCTACCCCACCATGCTGGGGTTCCAGACGACGGCCTCCCAGCCGAGCCGCGTGATCGCCAACTTCCCGAGCGGGCCGCTCACCGAGGCCGACCGGGACTTCGTGGTGAAGGTGCGCGCGGCCGGGCTGTGGGAACTGCCCGCCGGTGAACTGGCCCTGACGAAGGGCACCACCGCGGCCGTACGGACCGCCGGGCAGCACCTGGTCAACGGACACGCCACGCTCGACGAGGCCGACCGCAAGGTGGCCCAGCAGCTCAACATCGCGCTGCCCAACCAGGCGAGCCCACAGCAGCAGGGTTTCGTGACCACGCTCAAGGCCGACAAGGGCAAGCAGTTCGACTCCGACCTCGCCAACATCCTGCGGGTCACCCACGGGCAGATCTTCTCGACGATCGCCAAGATCCGGGCCAACACCGAGAACACGCTGGTCCGTCAGCTCGCCAACCAGGCCAACATCACCGTCCTCGACCACATCACGATCCTGGAGGCGACCGGGCTGGTCAACTTCAACCAGGTGCTGTTCCAGGAGACGACGCCGCCCAAGCTGCCCAGCGACCAGCTCACCCCGCCGCCCGCGCAACCGGGCGTGGCCGTGCAGCCGTTGACGCCGCCGCCGAACTTCACTCCCCCGGCCACGGTGATCCCGGCGACCCCGGGCGCCGGGGACATCACCAAGCCGGCGAGCTGA
- a CDS encoding alpha/beta fold hydrolase, which produces MLPYLAHEDTGRSGDDALPLVLVHGHPFDRGMWAPQLAAFSATRRVVAPDLRGYGASPVPDADAVTPLSVFADDIAALLDHLGIERCVLGGLSMGGQIVMECCARFPDRIAGVVLADTFPAAETEAGREARNAMADRLLREGMGGYADEVLYKMVAPYADPEVAAHVRRMMTGTDPRGAAAALRGRALRPDYRELLTRLTVPALVVVGADDEFTPVSDARAMHAALPDSTLEVVEGAAHLPNLERPELFDAALGRFLLTSGL; this is translated from the coding sequence ATGCTCCCGTACCTCGCGCACGAGGACACCGGCCGCTCCGGCGACGATGCCCTTCCTCTCGTCCTGGTCCACGGTCATCCCTTCGACCGCGGCATGTGGGCCCCGCAGCTCGCCGCGTTCTCCGCCACCCGCCGGGTCGTCGCCCCGGACCTGCGCGGCTACGGCGCCTCCCCCGTGCCGGACGCCGACGCCGTCACCCCGCTGTCCGTCTTCGCCGACGACATCGCCGCCCTCCTCGACCACCTCGGCATCGAACGCTGCGTGCTCGGCGGTCTCTCCATGGGCGGCCAGATCGTCATGGAGTGCTGCGCCCGCTTCCCGGACCGGATCGCCGGTGTCGTCCTCGCCGACACCTTCCCCGCCGCCGAGACGGAGGCCGGCCGCGAGGCCCGCAACGCCATGGCCGACCGTCTGCTGCGCGAGGGCATGGGCGGGTACGCCGACGAGGTGCTGTACAAGATGGTCGCGCCGTACGCGGACCCCGAGGTCGCCGCGCACGTGCGCCGCATGATGACCGGGACCGACCCGAGGGGCGCCGCGGCGGCCCTGCGGGGACGGGCGCTGCGCCCCGACTACCGCGAGCTGCTCACCCGGCTCACCGTGCCGGCCCTCGTCGTGGTCGGCGCCGACGACGAGTTCACCCCGGTCTCCGACGCGCGGGCGATGCACGCGGCACTGCCCGACTCGACCCTGGAGGTCGTCGAGGGAGCCGCCCACCTCCCCAACCTGGAGCGCCCCGAGCTGTTCGACGCCGCCCTGGGGAGATTCCTCCTCACGTCCGGCCTCTGA